TGACCAATCAAGATACGATAATTCATCGTCATTGCTTGGCCAGTAAATTGGTAGAGGGAAGGGGGTTTTTGACAGGAGAGGATTAAAAAACAAAAGAGGGTTAGCCAATATTTCATGTTGACTGTAGCCCTTCTCTAAGACAGTAGCTTTTATAGGTGTTGCTTAGCAGCATCGCAATGGTCATGGGACCTACTCCGCCAGGCACCGGGGTAATGAATGCGCATTTTTGTTGCACATTTTGAAAATCGACATCGCCCACAATCTCATACCCTTTGGGAAGGTGGGGAGCCGCCACACGGTTGATTCCTACATCTATGACCACACATCCTTCTTTGACCATGTCTTCGGTAACAAAACGGGGCTGGCCTATAGCTGCAATTAAAATATCGGCTGTTTGGCAAATCGATTTCAAATTTTTTGTTTGGCTATGGGCCACCGTCACAGTTGCATTAGCTTGAGGGGTATTTTGCATTAATAAAGTGGCCATCGGTTTCCCCACAATCTGGCTTCTGCCTATTATTACGACATGCTTTCCTGAAATTTCAATAGAGGAGCGAGTCAGCAAGGTTTGGATGCCAAGAGGGGTGCAAGGGATAAATCCGGATGGGTCACCAATCAGGAGTTTTCCTAAATTGATCATATGAAATCCGTCTACATCCTTGTCGGGAGCCACTGCTTGGGTGATGCGGCCTGAATGGATATGCGCTGGCAAAGGAAGCTGCACCAAAATTCCGTCCACTGCAGCTTCTGCATTTAATTTCTGAAGATGCGCTAAAAGTTCATTTTCTGTAATTTCTGCAGAAAAACGGTGGGTGTGTGAAAGAATGCCAATTCTAGAGCAGGCTTCTGTCTTGCGTTTGACATAAATTTCAGAAGGAGGGTGGTGACCGACAATCACCACGTGCAGGGAAGGGGGGCGACCATGCAAATGCTTAATAGAATCGAAAAGTTCCTGCTGAATCTTAGCTGCAATTTTTGCCCCATCAATGATCATAATTTCTCCTCGTGAAGGAAGTAAAAATAACTTAAAAAGAATAATTCTTCCAGTAAAGAATCTCCTCCTTATTCTCCCACGCCGAAGCTCTTAATTTTTTAGTTTTCTATCAAATAATTTCTACATACACTAGAGAGCAACATGGACAAACAAAAATTTGTCTGTTACTTTTTTATCTTAACCTGAATCATTTTTTTGGAGGATTATATGGGGGTGCTTGAACCTCAACCGCCTACTGTGTCGCCACTCGCGGCTGAACTCTATAAGGAGATAAAAAAAAGAAATTTTCGCGTAGCGCTATCCGACATTAAAAATAAAAACGGAGTAGACCTCTTGAGAATTTATGGGAAAATAAATATTTCTGAGGTTGATAGTGTTTTAAATAAAAAATTAATGGAAAATGCCTATAAAGAAACAGAAAAAGAATTTGAGGGTGTTTTTCAAAATTATTTTAAACCTCTTTCTAGGGGAGAGAATTTGAATGCTGCAAAGCGGACATTTTTAGGAAATC
This genomic interval from Parachlamydia sp. AcF125 contains the following:
- the folD gene encoding bifunctional methylenetetrahydrofolate dehydrogenase/methenyltetrahydrofolate cyclohydrolase FolD produces the protein MIIDGAKIAAKIQQELFDSIKHLHGRPPSLHVVIVGHHPPSEIYVKRKTEACSRIGILSHTHRFSAEITENELLAHLQKLNAEAAVDGILVQLPLPAHIHSGRITQAVAPDKDVDGFHMINLGKLLIGDPSGFIPCTPLGIQTLLTRSSIEISGKHVVIIGRSQIVGKPMATLLMQNTPQANATVTVAHSQTKNLKSICQTADILIAAIGQPRFVTEDMVKEGCVVIDVGINRVAAPHLPKGYEIVGDVDFQNVQQKCAFITPVPGGVGPMTIAMLLSNTYKSYCLREGLQST